The following are encoded together in the Thalassolituus oleivorans MIL-1 genome:
- a CDS encoding glycosyl transferase family protein, with the protein MNNHPLADYVRILARGKNASRNMTQDEAKFTLAQMLEGNYHPEQLGAIFMLLRVLEETPEEIAGFSAAANHYWPAGSDEFDLVWASYAGKRRQPFWWMLSALLLSQMGYRILVHGTLSHTPGRKYAHEVFKELGLPIVSEDNSAIKTESLVYLPCAQINERLQQWLSLKSILGVRSPINTVMKTISPNGVPSVQGVFHPNYRAIHTEAAKLNHELALVIKGEGGEFEVNPERKCIADFRFADSSGQIEIANTQSHFADKPENTDTSALISFWRGETGSIYGETAVLNTAALALCLIRQNDDFGQALDDCTKAWSGRDCTII; encoded by the coding sequence TTGAACAACCACCCTCTCGCTGACTATGTTCGCATATTGGCACGTGGAAAAAATGCTAGTCGCAACATGACTCAAGACGAAGCTAAATTCACGCTCGCGCAAATGCTTGAAGGCAATTATCACCCTGAGCAGTTAGGCGCGATATTTATGCTTCTACGAGTTTTGGAAGAAACACCCGAGGAAATAGCCGGATTTTCTGCCGCAGCAAATCACTACTGGCCTGCAGGCTCGGATGAATTTGATTTGGTCTGGGCTAGCTATGCAGGAAAGCGACGCCAACCCTTTTGGTGGATGCTATCTGCATTGCTTCTTAGTCAAATGGGTTATCGCATTCTCGTGCATGGCACACTGTCTCACACCCCAGGGCGTAAATACGCTCATGAAGTGTTTAAAGAACTAGGCTTACCTATCGTTAGCGAAGACAACAGCGCAATCAAAACAGAATCATTAGTGTACCTGCCCTGCGCTCAAATCAATGAGCGCCTGCAGCAATGGCTATCACTGAAAAGTATTTTGGGCGTTCGCTCCCCAATAAATACCGTTATGAAAACAATTTCACCAAACGGAGTACCGTCAGTTCAGGGGGTTTTCCACCCCAACTATCGAGCAATACATACAGAGGCAGCCAAGCTTAACCATGAACTCGCGTTGGTCATAAAGGGTGAAGGCGGAGAGTTCGAGGTCAATCCAGAACGTAAGTGTATAGCCGATTTCCGATTTGCCGACAGCAGCGGGCAAATCGAAATTGCAAATACTCAAAGCCACTTTGCTGACAAACCCGAGAATACCGACACATCGGCCCTAATATCGTTTTGGCGCGGCGAGACAGGCAGCATTTATGGTGAAACCGCTGTACTCAATACCGCAGCGCTCGCTCTTTGCCTAATTCGCCAAAATGATGATTTTGGGCAAGCATTAGACGATTGCACCAAGGCTTGGTCAGGGCGTGATTGCACAATAATCTAG